One Mya arenaria isolate MELC-2E11 chromosome 7, ASM2691426v1 genomic window carries:
- the LOC128241599 gene encoding uncharacterized protein LOC128241599, which yields MMVVYNMGFIPMLILTLLVVTVAGRALKSNVSGEEHMQNDGVIMRAEDGLRQYRGPAVHHFARHGLCNHSFGKVRFFRALEKHFHHISDDMKISFVLDICERRDEMLTKWVQEIFDKDGDGYISHFERDIDR from the exons atgatGGTCGTGTACAATATGGGATTTATTCCGATGCTGATCTTAACGCTGTTGGTGGTGACAGTGGCGGGACGGGCACTAAAATCAAATGTCTCTGGTGAGGAACACATGCAAAATGACGGAGTTATCATGCGGGCGGAAGACGGTTTGCGGCAATACAGAGGACC AGCAGTACACCATTTCGCCAGACACGGTCTATGTAACCATAGTTTTGGCAAGGTCAGATTCTTCAGAGCACTCGAAAAACACTTCCATCACATATCAG atgatatgaaaatatcatttgttctTGATATCTGCGAGAGACGAGATGAGATGCTGACAAAGTGGGTTcaggaaatatttgataaagacG GTGACGGATACATCAGCCATTTTGAAAGGGATATCGACCGATGA